DNA from Asterias amurensis chromosome 7, ASM3211899v1:
tgcatgattttgttttaaagacactagatactattggtaattgtcgaagaccagtcttctcacttctaaattaatctgaggtctcgaaatcaaattcgtggaaaattaattctctctcaaaaactacgtcactttagagcgaaccgtttctcacaatgtttttatactgtcaacctctccccattactcgttaccaattgtatgaggttttatgctaataattattttgagtaattaccaatagtgtccactgcctttaaccaaactCGGAAAAGTAACGAGTAGGCCAATGGTGCTAACACATATATGTGTATATGGGTTatacaaaaatgaatattctttatccccgatgaaaatttaacacCTATCAATAGACCTGTCTAGACCTGAAACCTTACCTGAAACCTCATTTAAATCATCCTGGTTGATTTTGAATCCAATTACTCGCATTGCCCTCCTTAGATCATCGAAATCAATAGACCTGTTCACAAAACGAGGATTTAATAGTACAGATATAATCATgacagtatagacgatgtgacctatgtttacattcaaaccttttctgttgaaaaaacactgtatacgtcatgtttcgctggtaagattgcatacactttctagctggctgccaaaacacaaaggttttgcccggcggtatgcgcgcgaatcatgttatgattttcgtgtgacgtcagaggtcacatcgtctataagttTAGGTAAATTTTGGATATTGGGCATTCATATAATGCttgtacagcgaatatcgaTGTTGCCTTTTTAGATATTGGATATTGAATATTCACATGTTTATACCGCGAATATCGATGTCCAATAATTATTATCTAAAACTTAAAGGCAACATCTACATTCGCAACTTCAATGTCATCGACAACTTCAATGTCATGCATGATAATCTTAAGGTGTAAACACTTTGAGTGTGCAATTACATTTACAATAGGAAAGTAAAAAAAGAACAGATAAAAGCATCAGTTAATTAGCTTCTTTGTTATGCAGGTATTAAATTGCCTCCGTTTCTGAAAAGCAGACTCAAGTTACAAAAACTGAACTTACCCGCGATGTTCGTTGTCGAATGTGTCAAAAACAAATCTCAAATCCCGTATTTCCTGTGGTGTGAGTTCCCCCTGGAGTTTCGCGTCCACTTCGTTTATTTCTTTGACACTGTTAATATTCTCAAGAGCGTGTCTTGCAGCCTCTTGCCGGGGGGCGTCTACCTGATGCTCCTCCGGGGGAATATCTTTATTGGTCCGAGACTTTTGTTTGCGGCTTGTTGAACGGGCAGTGATGGGCTCGCTAGACTCCTTGAGGGATGCTTGGGATATCTTTACAGTTCTCTTTTTGTACCTTGATGACTCCATTTATaaatgttgttgtgttgttgttgttgttgttgttgttgttgttgttgttgttgatgtattTTGCTAGTGAAATGAAAGAATCCTCAAAAGTGTATTATGACCGTCGCCTGGGATAAATCTGAGGAAGACAGAAAAGTATTATACTGGTGAATGCTTGTAATATTAAAATATTCCAACACCGTATGTTCCAACACCCAAGTTCCGAGAACCATGTTCCGAGTTGTTCGCTAGGGTACTTTTCATCTAAATGTGCCTTCATCTCAGAGTCCAGAGACAGCTAAATCAATTTATTATTTCACGATCAAATAATCATTACACACTTCACATTATGACTCAATTTATAGCTATATGATGTACTTCACACCGACAGAGAACATTATTATGGTCAGACTTTGCACCGTCACCAACCTATATACAACATGGACTTCATATTGCCCacttcaaattattttgagtgaataGCTTGTGGTTATCGGATATTCCCTCTGCATGATGCTAAACAGTACGATAGAATGGAAAGCTGGACTTAAAAAAACCATAAACGCAAAATACGCCACCTATAAAAATGAACAGAAATGTAATGAAACTTATTGTCCAGATAATGGTGGTGAGTTGCCTGACATACATGTGTATTATAGGTGCCTTAATGcgttcagtttaaaaaaatatacattaaataataaacgcttttcaataaTATTTGATGTGAGCTGTCACCAATGCAGTGTTTCTCGTGTATTATCATTAATTGGCACCGATGCTTTCTGCAAAATTACTGTTTCTTACTTTTTGTACAATATAAAACTTACCTTCAAATCCAACGCAATGTGATTCACAATAATAAACAGTGTCTCTCGTCTTATCACATCTCAACAACGTTTCAGAATGAATTGCTTCGTTAATGGCTTGAGCGCCAAAATCTCCTATCCTTCAACGCTGTCGTTGCAGCTAACGGCTCATGAAGTCGTAGCATAAGTCGTAGCCAAGCCGCTGGATCACTATTCAAGCACTTTCGCACTTTCCTTGTAATCGTTTATCATCTCTGATTTGTATATTGTTTTAGAGAGCGGGGTGCTTGTTGTTGTCGAACTAGTGCATTTGAAATAGTCTCGATGGCTGTGTTTTGAAATGGATCCATTTAGCAGTGATTTGATGCACTGAATCAATATCATCGACTGGAAACAAACACATCATTGCAAAGGTTACTATGGATGCTGTGGTACGCGGTAGTCTTTGCTAGCCTCTTATCAGacgtaaagcccagttcatacttcctgcaaatgtgaatgcgataggaactctgacgtcacaaattcgcaacgaataattcacaACATTTGAAATGTGTGTTCAAATCCTGCGATAcatcgctgcgaaaacagcaaCGTTAAAAATTCGCCtctcattcgcaggaagtacatgtatgaaccgggcttattgCGCAACTAGTAGCTCAGTCACTGCCAGCGACAGCATTTCTATAACATAACGTACCTGAGTTATCTTGAACTCCATTGAAGAATATTTTTCAACATAGATGCTCGATTACGGTTTCAATGTCACAATCGAGTTCATAAAAGTAGAGATGGCTGTTATCGTGGAAACATTGAACTAAACTAATACTCGACTGAAACAGCAGCCATTTTGCAACACATGCAAGTTACTACAGAGGGGGAGAGAAAGGGAGTAATGGAGGGAGAGGATGGTTGGGAGAGAGTTGGGCTGGTCTGTGGAGTATTTTGACGGACATCTTTTGTGTATTAGGCCTATGTGGTGTTTCCATTTCTATGGGCGCAAACTCCAACCGCTTTTAAAGAGCAGCGACTGGTGTAAAGGCTAGCTGTAACTCGATTGTTGTTTGCTCAGAAGGATAATGTTTGCACTTGGGTCGATCGATGGAACTACAAATAGCTCGGGAGAAACAGTTTAAAGGGGTCTTCTTACTAATGGTAATTGGATTTACATAAAGGATAAAACACTCTTTTGGACAAGGCTACGGGTTCAGAAAATCACATAACTCATCAGGATAAACGCGCTGCCGGACTCACTGGGGCCgattttacaaataaataaagttcatcgtaagacaaattttcagtatcagtagtgatttgtattttgacaCTCATATAGCAACTACgactgatttgcagttacgattaatctgagatctttgtgaaatcggccccccGTTCTGGTTAATCAGAGAGAACGCCAATTGTGAATAAATTGTATAAGTCTCGGGCCATTTGTGTGTCTATGCGTCCATGGTCTGTGTAACTTTTTGTAGGCCTATGTTTCTTGTGGCTTGTGACATTCCTGTAACCCTTTTTGAGACatggtggacactatgggtCTGCACTGTGTAGTGTAATTTTAACACTTTACCGaacccatagagcaaggattgCCAAAACCAAATCATGGTATCATATCCACCATAATATGTAAAAGTTAACTAATTGTATTGGGGTAAACATGCATGgtagtagtcttggtgcaagacgtttctcgtttccttttcacgcacaccgcggccaactcaccgacagcgcgcgaaccgactcacctgactcaTAGTTCACTCACCGCCCCGTTctccggggcggtgagtggactaaagtcaggtgagtcggttcgtgcgctgtcggtgagttggccgcggtgtgcgtgaaaaggaaacgagaaacgtcttgcaccaagactagcgtgGTAGCTAAGGCTGAGTGTAAATTTTGTCGAATTTACCTCGCTGGAGGGCGCTAGACGGTCTTGCGGCTTGATCACAGGATGAATCTTCATCTCGCATAATTATGCATGGTTCATTGTTTGGGCACATAATCCTGTTGAGACCCTCTTTGCTTTATTAGGGGGTCTACATAAGTTCTGAAACGCACATTCTACTTTTTACGATGTGTTCGAAATCTAGCTAATTACCAATCAGACAGTAAAGACTTGAAGAAAGGCCACGTGCATAATCACATGGAGCACTAAAATACTAAggtcaacattttaaattgggGTTGGTACGTGTTGAGGAGGGGTACTGTAGCAGTAGAGGTGTGTTGTTGGCAAAGAAgagtaacacattttttttgagGCTGCATGGTGGTATACTTAATAAAGGCACTTGGcattattggtatttactcaaaataattgttagcattaaaacttacttgataacaagtaatggagagctgttgatagtgtataaaacattgtgagaaatggctcgcTCTGCCCATGGAGgcaggaatagaaggagctcgaacgaagggacttcaaaagtcgaacctgcggtaccgcggtcgtttaacaatacctcgtaatcaccgacttaccttatacaaacaatgggcgacctggcgtatgcgagtttgcgcgtgcgcacttggttcttcactcaaccatggtgtcgtatgtcgtatggatataatacaaaaaacaacttttttgagacctgataaaaattgtgtacacttgtgctcaccaaatcgaaaaacactattgaataccaaccaccctcgtgtgctagtACCctaattttgaaccaccgctattgaccggaaagtcaaaaaaaaatgaaaaaatatgccatgatgctTCAATGAAACACCAAAAACAGTAAATGAacacgtgtatattcacaattcttgtctccaatgattcaactttacacgaaggcaacggtgcagagcggcggtaccgcacgttctgtacaaagaaatctaatcctgctcgttaatcggccgtacagctggaggtctcctatctttttccactggccagacaggggcattgtcagggtattcgcggttttgcgggtcgttcgagctccttctattccttcctccatgctctgcctgaagtaacgcagttttcgagaaagaagtaatgttccacttattttcgagacctcacactTAGAACCGCATCCCGTGGGatgttcataaatacctcagacagtttcgctattcctattggtggatagcgcgtcacgtgggggtgtttaaacggttaataataaccagctggagctgtttataaaaacgaaaaacgtcttgcaccaagacttactacgcgcacgaatgcatatccaTTTGAAAAAATGTCACCAATCCCATTCAACTTCTATTTTGCCTCCACCCTGTAAAGTCTTGAGTTTTGTGGTGAGCTGTGTGTTTGAATGCATTACGGTCATCATACCAATATTGTTGTATTCGTATAGCTGGACTGACTACTCGACCTTGCTCTATTATTAGGGCAAAATGACAATAGAGTGTAACAAAACATTCAAGGGGAAATAACTTCATtgcatgggtgcgttcgataagcttccctgggtcaaccccgcgGTGTCCGGTAATTTTGAGTCGACTCTATTAATACAGTGCCATCATGCATGGTAAACCCGATCCAAAGGGCTTTTACAAAAATCCATCTTTCACAAAGCTCACGGATCCATATACTATACATAAGTGAacttataaattcaaaattatttattatcacATCTAGAAACGAACCCACGACAAGATACAGTGTGTTAGTCATCAGGAAATATAGCTAAAGGTATTGGTCTATAGTACATACAACTGGTGTGTTAAGATTAAAGAACATGTTCATTTCTACTACCATTTTTCTTTCTTCGCTTGTTTTTGTAACATTATTTTATAGCAAATTTTCTTGAAGTTGTTTATAAGTTATACTGTTTTTCCCCATAAAATACTTTTAGGAGAACAAAGTAAAAATGAGCTGCCAAAACTAGTCGAAAATAGGAgggtaatatttgtttatcttttacTGCTAGCTCAAATCAAGTCGAAAAGTGGCAgggatatatacatgtatatagattTTTTTAGTGGGCTGCTCAAAGTCAAAACCAAGCGAAAATGAGGAGGGTGGATTTGTTTATCCCTTGAaattcaaacatgacaaaatgtGCGATAAAGTGCAACAAATAAATAGTAGAATTTATCCAGTTTAGCAAAGACAAATTAGATTGATTCGTTAAATCTATAGCAAATTTGTCACAATTTGGAGGACAGAATTGGTTAAAAAATctgttgctttaaaatcctgtttcgatATCAACTTTCGCCCTATAATGATAATTTAAAGccgtaaataaaaaataaattaaaaaaattgcagttCACCATCACACTTTTTAATCAATTAATTATAATACCATATCTTTAAGCGTTAAAGCACAATACACTGctgcatttaaaggcaatgtggtattgtcaaggaccagtattctcacttggtgtataggcctatcccaacatatgcataaggataataacaaatctgtggaaattttgacctaattggtcatcgaagttgcaagagaataatgaaagaaaaacacccttgttgcaccaatttgtgtgctttcagaagcataaaaaggcttcaggcctgaagtcttttaaaatacGATTGAGATATTACCCCTTTCTCACAAACTatgttactacagagggagccgtttcttacaatgttttatactatgaacagctctccattgctcgttattaagtaagtttttatgctaacaattattttgagtaattaccaatagtgtccaggcctTTAAATAATCTATATATTGCTGTATCAAAACCGCCATTTTATTTATGTCACCCAGAGCCGGCAACGTCAACCCCAACAATAAACAAGAACTTGTTTGGAAAGAAAACCAATGCCACATGTCTTTTGgggcctttaaaaaaatggatgtGCTCTTTTTCAAACTATTGAATAGTGACAATAATTATTGTCCATTCGGGGCTAaacaagttgttatgctaacagttattttgagtaattaccaatagtgtccaaccaatgcctttaaataagACTTTTTGTGAGAGTAGATTAAATGTTTGACAAAATCATCATCCAAATGCTTTAGGAAGTTATGGGTGGAAATTGGAgcaattaaagatgctatgtcagatttttggccgatttgacccaaacattttgatttaaaattcaataggtattttgatgggggtcgagaaagttacaagctttcatttgagccattgctcgaaaaagtccgccaattattagtagcagtgaaataaagtgctcaaaattagttttggtcgggatcccgacaatatatcacgtgaccaattcttatgtgttttataagaaacgttttaaatttttgtcatggttcctgaccattaaaagtaaaagttaaactgtttttcgtaagagcgggtgatactctttgaaatgttttttaatgtttggggcaaaaaatctgacatagcatctttaatcaaataaatttgttaaaattttgactccaaaaAATGAtgttagtatttatttattgttggttTGTATCATGAATTCTTTTTGTTCATAAGTAAATGGAATGTCTTCGTTGGTTGCTATCAACTGATATCCATCATCACTAAATGCCTTGACAGAGAAGCAATCCATGAAGTTTAGTCCATCTTTGGAGTCAAGATTCCGGAGCAAAAATGCCAGTAGAGCTGTTAAAATACAAGCTACACCAATCACACAGACAGTACAGGAAGATCCAAATAGAAACGGAGCTACGAGAGGTCCAAGGAGAGATGCAGCGCCCCAACCCAAGTTCACGATGGAGAACACTAGGCTGTAAGCTTCAGGGTGTCTCATGACAGCGATCGTAGAACACATGGTGATCAATATCACACGAGATGCTTGTAGTCCGAAGAAAAACACAGCCAAGTAGATTGAAGCTACGGTGAGTGATGAGGAGAATTTGACTAACACCAAGGGTAGTCCTGCGGTGCATAGAGATGCGAAGCAGAATATCCACGTCAAGTTGTGACTTAAAGTTCCGAGGACATAGGTGCAACATGCGGTACTCAATAGAACGGAGAACCCACATAAGCCAAGTATATGAGCTGTTGATACTGTACCGTCTCCGAACATGTAGTCCACCCAGACTGCAAGAGTAGGCTCGAGTGCTGTGTGTCCTAGGGCACCTACCAAGAAACTTAGTGCCACAATCAACACTTGGACATCGAAAATGGCTCGCCATCGCACAGAACGATTTGTCTTCTGGTCGACTTGTCTCGTTGCGTCGTCGGCTCCATGGTCGGACTTAGTTTCCTCCTTTTTGTGAAAGTTTTCAGTTCGAAACGTCAACATCACACTCACAATGAGTATGAATTCAACAGACAAGAACAAGAGGAAAACACGGTTGTTCAGGTGTCGGAAGAGCTCGCCTACAAATAAAGCCGCGAATAAGTTGAAAGATAACTTGCACATTGCCACTCCAGTTACTATCGTGCACTCCAATGAAGCCTCGTCATAGATGTCTCGAATCCTAGCCATGGCCATGGTTTGGGTGCATGCACTCACCACGCCCTGCAAACAACGGTTATTCAGCAAAATAAGTGGAGTTAAAGGTGTAAGTCCGTAGAGAAGACATTTAAATGTAGAACAAAGCAACCCGAAGAGAAGTACTATATCAAGTCCCCACCGGTCAGCAACTAAACCTGCAATCGGTGAGAATAATACCTCCACGATTCCAGTGGACACGAACGTGGCAGCCAAGGCGAATGATGCAGTACCTTTTGGTGTCTCACTAGTGGCGTTACTGCTCTGTTGCCACTGTACTTCTGTAAGAAGAGGCACCACTGCGCCATGCATACAGCTATCCAAATATTGACAGCCGATACTCGTGAAAACCCTCAACCACTTCTCGGAATTTCCTCCGTTAAAATTCATTGCTTGGTTTGTATTATTATGTGTTACTCGCTGCTCATATGTGCGACTTTGGACTCGTACAGCATATAGTCCAAACTATTCATGATCGACAAAATCTAAACAGACATCAACATATTATCGCCTGATTCTTCGTCACAGCTGAGAGCATGCAGAGAGAAGTTTTGGCATTGTCGCGGCCTTTTACAACTACTCACTCAGGGTTGTCGCTGTATGTGGCCAGAGGTGGATTTAAAACTATATAGTCTGATGTACAGGATAGTTCCCACACATgggacgtcatgctattgttaaaatcgctccattattttgcacgaatggcgcgatggttACAACTATTCACCCATCGCATAATGTTCTAGGTGAACGCGCCATTTGTGGGCACGAATGGCCCGAAttcgcacctcgggcattatcaaTTTACgtcttattttgtttgtgttcttgTGCAAGATCTTAACTAAAATTGCTTCCCTTCAATCGGTGGTATAAATGGTTACCCGTGAGATTGTGTATGAAGCCTTCAGAGCTCGGAGTTGTACTCCCCAGTGAGCCCGAGGAAGATTAATGGGTGTTATAACAcgcctcttgcttgttctgtattctggttggctgaaacacggtcacgtgggatgaactaataggGACCTTTAGATTCGAGTGAACGTGGACCTCGTTCACGTCGACCACGGTTGTGGTTTTTCCAAGTGATGTCATAACCATAGTTTTGGGGTCGCGGCTCTATGGGGCGCCAAATGAAAAAATTTTATTAAACGCAATTATTTACATATAAGTCATTATACAACACATAGTTCATTATTCATCGATTATTAATTTTGActtatatttacaaataataaattttaaaccaCACAATCATACATAAGCTTTGCAAGGGTGATGACACACactgcaagcatagagaatcacaccggattcaccaactcaagacagtccaagaaccaaacataaacactggtttTGAATAGCTTACCATTACCCTCCATTTTACTTCAGCTaaaaaatttatatttattttctgtaaatAAAGTGTAAAATAATACGTTTTAATATATATAGGCCCTGGCTACAAAAACTGTCTCCATTTGCAGTGGTATGTGGTAACCCGTTGTCTCCACAttaacagcccccccccccccccatacatgttttgaaaacaccctacctttgatcttgtttttctttaatttgtcCATTATAGTTGCATCATGCAAATTGCTCTCTAATCCAACCCTTTCacgtttccctgcattgttatacATACAATGCATTACGCCCTACTATAGGTCCAGTAATCCATTTTTTCATACGACCATCCTTTATACTCATACTCCTATTGGGGTTCGTAGCATAGTGCCTGCCCCTATATACATCCACGATCTtagattaaagtcacctgagccaaatttcatagagctgctcagcacaacaCTTTTACTTGGCAAaaagtcttccttgataaaagaggattaggcctaccaacaaaatgtccacgtggttttcaggataggcaagcaacagctgacttcgtaacaagcaatatgcaactgtGACTGGTAagcctatttttatcaaggcagaaatgtaatgctaaacaaattgttgtgcctagcagctctatgaaattgggcccagtggtttttcaaattaatagaaactttgattggctataatgtgcccaattttatggatccttcccttaatccattCCCCCCCATTGTCTATAATAGGAAATGTATTTTTTccgcctctgaagaaggtccagtttggatcgaaagctaattaTAAAAGGCCATCTACCCACTCATTGTTGCAAGAAGCTTTTATATGTAATTCTACAcgccatttcattttttttttttacaaccaaTGATGATTGTTAATTTTGCTCATGCAGTTATTTTGATATATATTGGACAACTTTCATTTTATAGGGCAACGAAAGCGTTCTTTTAATTatacacatatatttgtttgtacattCAAGTAAAATAGTGGATAAAATGATTTATGTTATGTGAATAACATCTTTAAATAACTAGTTTACAATTGGCGCCTCATACGACACAACGTGCAGACAACATTTAGCTTTAGATTTCGCATCCAAGAGGTCGACTGACACATGACTGGATCTTGCTGTAGCTTTGCGCATGCGTCAAGTCGTCACTAATGTTGTCTGCACGAGACGAGTTGAGGACCCCAGAAGTGTGGTTTAGACGTACGTTCGGAAATACCACAGCCGTGCTGGACGTGAACGTTGCCTTTATAAAGGCGCACACGGCACCTAGATGTCACTCATGCCACTcaagaaaagagaagagcgagAGTAGCGACGCAGCGAAGCGCCTTGAATAAAGGCTAACGTTACAACGTGAAGAAGTCCGCGTTCACTTAAATCTAAAGGTCCCTattatagtctagtgatcgcgagcgcgtgttttgcgggaactagtacccgagcgggcactagcCTTTGAAAacagtgcccggttacagcgcccgcagagtcagttctgaattggtcttaaCGTCACTTCGACttgcttgctctagtcatcgtcatagtcatggtgttaccgcaaaccaaatatatatgatacctcaccatgcaatgcctcaaatcctatatagtttTTTACATGTCATTAATGTTTTATcttctattcataaatacctcagacggtttcgctattcctattggtggagataacttgggggtgtttaaacggttgacaatgacagctggagctgtttattataaccggttgttttcggttacgtttagatgcatactacgcgctagtcttggtacaagacgtttctcgttacgggcgatgcgggcgctgttggtgagttggccgcgctgtgtgtgaaaggaaaacgagaaacgtcttgcaccaagactaactacGCCCACGAGCATATCCACAAACtttctcagtcataaaaatgcaacacacgtacagagctcaaggacttCGGAAAACGGATAAGTGTTTCAGAGTTTCTTACTGtattatttatgaatggaaataaaagagtagtgactcgttcttaaactgccgtttaaaaccttgcagggtcgtggccatcgcacggccacgaccctgctggTCTTAAACGCCAgtttaagaacttgtcgctacccttttaagTTCCCTTATTTATACATGATGAGTCGGTAAAGCTTAAAGCATGTCACatcatgttttaaaaaatctgGTTAGACGCTTTTTTTTATTTCCCGCTCTTAAACGGACAGTTTTAGAGTTGGCAAAATTACAGTTGTCCTTCACACAAAATGCAAACTGTCCAGTCAAAATGTTGCGTAGATATATGGATCAGTGTGATATAAAACTGGGTGAAGATGAATTTATTCTTTATGGCTTTGTCATTTCTTTCGAATACTAAATCGTACAAACGTGGTATAGCATAAACCCCTTAGTTATACCAGATACAAGGAACTACTTTTAGACACAATAAAAGACTACTGGTGTAGAGCGTCCGCTTTCCTTTTATGTGATCTGGAGGCGCACCACATTTTAGCCAATAAGAGTGTGTCGGATGAATAATTAGTCATGTAGGTTGAAAACTTAACAAACCtgcagaagtttgagattgatcggccatctgggtcaagagaaaattgtgaaaaacatcACACATTTTGCACGACATCGATGCAaatcaaaaatgaataaaacgctcactgagtgataaacttCAAAcacgaaattagattatttatttctcatcaaaacaatgtcatttcaggcagaaacatttcaagggatgttatCAGCTTTTagcatcattagaccgtgtacgtTTTATTTAAATCTGTCAACTTCACGATTATTGGTTTATTACCCattctgtaatgtccctttaaacacacaggacacctttggtaattgtcaaagaaagtctctcacttggtgtatctcaacatatgcacaaaataacaaacaacatatgcacaaaataacaaacaaatttcagatgcttgatttcgggacctcaatatctaattctgaggtctcgaaatcaaactcgaatattttagtggaaaattacttctttctgttttatattataccaattagtaagttttaatgctaacgattatattgagtaattaccaatagtgtccactgcctttaaaggaacacgttgccttggttcggacgagttggtatataaaaagcgtttgaaacagtttgttatgaattgcatatggtt
Protein-coding regions in this window:
- the LOC139939808 gene encoding vesicular acetylcholine transporter-like, with the translated sequence MNFNGGNSEKWLRVFTSIGCQYLDSCMHGAVVPLLTEVQWQQSSNATSETPKGTASFALAATFVSTGIVEVLFSPIAGLVADRWGLDIVLLFGLLCSTFKCLLYGLTPLTPLILLNNRCLQGVVSACTQTMAMARIRDIYDEASLECTIVTGVAMCKLSFNLFAALFVGELFRHLNNRVFLLFLSVEFILIVSVMLTFRTENFHKKEETKSDHGADDATRQVDQKTNRSVRWRAIFDVQVLIVALSFLVGALGHTALEPTLAVWVDYMFGDGTVSTAHILGLCGFSVLLSTACCTYVLGTLSHNLTWIFCFASLCTAGLPLVLVKFSSSLTVASIYLAVFFFGLQASRVILITMCSTIAVMRHPEAYSLVFSIVNLGWGAASLLGPLVAPFLFGSSCTVCVIGVACILTALLAFLLRNLDSKDGLNFMDCFSVKAFSDDGYQLIATNEDIPFTYEQKEFMIQTNNK
- the LOC139939813 gene encoding uncharacterized protein: MESSRYKKRTVKISQASLKESSEPITARSTSRKQKSRTNKDIPPEEHQVDAPRQEAARHALENINSVKEINEVDAKLQGELTPQEIRDLRFVFDTFDNEHRGSIDFDDLRRAMRVIGFKINQDDLNEVSGGIQGGLGTPGNIRFQQFLELVVYKQGDARDIYGDLEQGFSMMDLGEKGHLNFEDIKKASVTAGLRFRDSEIRDMMDEADTNGDDLITKDEFFQIMLQTNLF